The nucleotide window TTCAGTAGACTACTACGGAAGGGTACAAAATATATACGAGGTTAAATTCCGCCAGGGGCGTGAGACCCTAAGTCTGCCTGTGTTCAAATGCCGATGGTTCGATCCGCAGGAGGGGGTAAAACATACGCCTTCCATTGGTTTGGTCGAAGTTAAACCATCAACCGTCTATGCCGGAGCCGATCTCTTCATTGCGGCTACCCAAGCTACACAAGTATATTATCTACCTTACCCATGCCAGAAAGTGTATCTAAAGGGTTGGGAAGTTGTGTTCAAGGTGTCGCCACATGGTAAGCTACCAGACCCGAATGAAGACGATTACTACAACATTAACCCCATGACATACGAGGGAGTGTTCTATCAAGAGCaacctgatgatgatgatgatgatgtggttagaaacgatgacgctagaccattgggtgatgatgatgtggaccCAAACGTCGACGATGCACGGAATGATGGTGAGACCATTGTCAATGAAAATGACATACTTATGCTAGAAAAGTTAAACAAAGACGCTGACGACGAGGAAGAGCCTCCACCTCCGTCGGACAATGAAGATGATATGattgatagtgatgatgagacggaccgagaaagaggttacaatagtgatgattcatatgggttctagcagatgtacgtttcaagtatttttttctatagtttaggaatatgcctttttatgcatttttatTAATGTTTTTATTATCATGCCTTTTCCTAAATTTCATTAATTTACTAATTGCTTTTTCTCTTTTCAATGCAGGTTCGTGGAACATGGGCAAGGGGAAGGCCGACGGCGTGGGTTTCCTATGCAAGGTCGTCGGCCTGCCTAGTTGGAGTGGTCGAGCACGTAATCCTCCCCCTCGGCTACTTGACGATGACtcctcacagggaggtcgagggagaggtgcccctagaggaggagggggcggggggagagcctctagaggacgaggtgctggggggagagccactacagggggtcgcggccagaaagagcgcaccctcaccgacttaggggtgttgtcttcgaggccctcctctagtgaggtaccctcctctagtgaggcaggcgaggaggaggaggaggaggtggaggaggaggcaggcgaggaggaggaggaggaggaggaggaggttggggaggaggttggggagggggaggcaggcgaggaggagggtgGTGGCGGGGATGATGGTGGTGACGGGAAGGGGGTTGACACGAAGGGGTGGCTGCGTGGCAACGCAAAGCTGCCAAAGCAGGTTCCTGCTACTGAGGAGCAGAAGTGGCTCATTGAGCCCATGGGAAAAGAGTAAGTGGTTCATTATGTTGCTTGTCACATGCTTATTCCGgttgttatttatttttcttgTGACATGCTAATAGTTCATTCTTTTGCAGCAACTGGATATATTCTAAAGGGGTCCGTATTCCCAACGGCCTCATCACCGTCTTACTGAAGTTATATTGGCCAGGGTTGTACTGTCCTGATCCAGTCAGGCAGCCGGACCGTcgggttttggccacgagctggGACCATTGGGAAGCGGCCCGTCACGCGGACCATGAGACCCATGCCAAGGCCGTGATCACTACTTTCTGGGTGAGTTCTCTTCAGAAGCACAAGTCCATTCTAGTTTCATGAATGATTTAACTCATGGCTTCTCCCATTCTTGTTTCATGCATGATTGTAGAAATTCTATCGAGTTCTTCCAGAGCACAGGGCTAGAGCAGACCAGATCGTGCTGCGCCAATGCAAGAAGAAGGCCCGCCAGATGCAGTACGAGGTGCGCTATGTGGCCATCTCCACATACTACCACGACTATCTTGGTGTGAAGATGACCAAGGAAGAAGCGCGGAGGATGGGCATTACCTTGGAGAGGCCCGAGTTCTTGGCGGTAAGTATAAAAGATTTTTCATTATGCTTTCATTATGCTTTCATTACCTTGTGGTACATTATGTTTTATTCTTTATgcttccataacaccaatttggacacacctacatgccattatgcttttattatgtaggtgtgtccaaattggtgttatggaaaagacgagtcctgggcggcactggtggatctttggtgtgatgaggctggagcctgggcggctatgagaaccaaaaataaggctaaccgagggacggagggagtacatgctcagggaaaccgaaaccactatctccacaaggcagttaatgtatgactaaccccattaaacattcttcttcttctGTTTACCATCACTTTCTTATGTATGACTAACCTCTGTTTGGTGGTGCAGGAGGAGAAACTGAAGCGGCCGCTCTCAGACATGCAGGCGTGGGAGATCGCCCATACGCGGAAGGACTCCAAGCCTGGCGAGCCCCAGTACTACGGCAAGAAGACCGCGGGGAGGAAGCAGGCCTACTCTGAAGCGTATCTGAAGTTGCATCCTGACACACCTGACCCCATTGCGGCGCCTCTGGACGACAGggcggtggtgagcatggggcccaAGGAGCACGGTCGGGAGGCGGTTCTCGATGCTGTGATCACTCCTAGTATCTCCTACACACAACTTCGTCGGATCGACCCGAGCCTGAGCCAGCGCACGAGCCAGCCAGTCACCAGTACACAGTCCCTCTTTCAGGCGCAACAATCTGTAAGTATTTTCCCTCTTATCTTCATTGCTCACTTCATTTTCCGCATTTAGTAGTTTTATGAGTTTCATCATGTCATACCGTAGGCCTACATGGAGTACACACGCCAGGAGACCATGGCGTGGCATCAGAGGCTTTATGAACACCAAGTGCAGAGGGATAGCCAGATGCAGCAGGCTTTTCAGGATATGGCGGCCGGCAGATGTCCTCAGTTCCCTCCAGCACAATGCCCTCCAGCACAACCAGTGCTGATGAGCTTTGAGGAGTTTGTGGCACAGAACGCTGGCCCCTCGCCGGTTAGTTCATCCCCAATCTATTCACCCAAAGCATGTCATGCCTTTCAACACAGTCATATATCTTGTGCATATGTCTTTTCAACATCCAGGGAACATGTGGATCTACCGTTGGCGGCGGTCTTCGCAGCACTCCGGAGACACGGAGCCCGACCACTCCGAtccacggaggcggaggcggtcTTGGCGGTAGCGCTGCCGCTAGCACTGACGACCTGGGCTTTGGCCGTCTTGGCGGTGACGACCTCCGCGGTGCTCGATGATCCTTGTGTGGTGATGATGCTTGAGATGACTTGTGTGTGGTGATGATCATTTACATAACTTGTGTGCTTCTCTATATGCTTATGTTGGTTGTGATGATGTTCATTTAGAGACTTGCGTGTGATGATGCTTATGCATATATTGTTGTGATGGTGCCTGATGATATCCCGTTGTGTTTTATATGTCTATCTCATCATATATATCTGCTGATATGTGCTGCTATTTGAATTGAATTGATctgaaaacaaacagaaaaaagaaaaaaaaagcaaaagcaaactatgccgacggctaggccgtcggcatagggctagcgtgagctcccagtagctgacacgtgggcgcctatgccgacggcctagccgtcggcatagtttttAAACTAAGCCGAGggccaggccgtcggcataggcgccCACGTGTCAGCTACTGGGGGCTCTGTATGCACgactatgccgacggcctggccgtcggcttagtttaaaaactatgccgacggctaggccgtcggcatacaCCTGGTCCTAGAGCAGCGGCTGGTCGCCACGTGGCATTCCTATGCCGACGGCGTCGGCATAGGTTTTGCCTAAgccgacggccaggccgtcggcataggggtgCCACGTGGCGATCAGTCACTGGGCAGACTTGACGGCGGCCGCCGTTATGCGTGATAGTTGCCGACGGCCTGGGCCGTCGGCATCGATGTACGGCCCCCGTCGGCGTATcatatatgccgacggcttttcTAAGCCGACGGCCTCCCTGGCTGTGCCGACGCATATTTTGCCGACGgccctatgccgacgggggccgtcggcataggtctaCTCCGACGGGACtcaggcctatgccgacggccctggccgtcggcatagggggcGATTCCGGTAGTGATTAGTGGAAGACTCGTTAGTGGAATTGCCGGGGATGTCAGGGTCCAGCTTCTACTTCAGTACTGTCTTGATTTTTCTTTATCCGTGTGTCAGCAGCGTGCATGCTTTCCTGTGTATAAGCCATGCTGTGGATGACTCATTGTAACTTGTAAGTCGTTCACCATGTGCGATGTTATGTGCAACTTTcattttttttttttgcggggtatgTTATGTGCAACTTTCAACGCTGTGCATAATGCCTACGTGCAGAAGAAACAGTAGGAAAAGGAAAGTATCATCGAACGAATGGGAAAATGGCTCATCATTCACGGGTTTTCAGTTCGGAGGCCTTCTTGCTCCCTGCCCCATCCTCGACAAGGACAGTGCAGGTTCCTTTCCCCTCCGTTCATGCCTCGGCGGCCGTAGAATTGCGGAACCCTGGTTCTCGTCAGGTGTATAGGTAGGGCAAGGGTTTGGTCCTAGGCTACGCTTGGACAGGATGAAGTCGCCAATCTATGTAATTCTGATGGTAGCATTGCTACATGAGTAATACGAGTATTTTTCCAGATAATAAAGGGCAAGGGTTTGGTCCGTCGTCAGAATGATTGAGGCGATGATGGCCTGTAACGGCACGAAATAAGCCCTCCCATCTTTATTCCTGCTCCATCAACGACGGTTTCTTATACTGGTGGACAACTCATGGAGATTTTGATATTTACCCAAAACCAACACATTTGGGACTAGGATAATAACTAGTATCACATTTGAGCGAGCGCACATGGAATTATCAACGTTGCGCCTGACAAATAACGCGGAGCACTTGTCGTCCAATTTACTCGCAAAAACAGCGGAACCGACGGATAGGCCCCACCTGTCAGGCTGATGTGGCGCCCAGTGATGGACGCCGTTAGACGGCGACAGACGACCGTCTCCGAGCGTTGCGTGGATGGTTAAGAAGGGCAGGCTCAAGCATTTCGTTCCTGCCAAACCCACTTTTGTCCACCATAGCTCATTCTCGCCGTCTCGCCTCCGACCTCAGCCGCCACTGCCGACTCGCCGCCAACCACCGCGGATGCCATGGTCTTCTTGGAATGACCTCTCTAGCAAATCCTCTTTAGGTGACAATTCCATCAGCATCCAGGtattcctctctctctctctctctctctctctcgtccAGGGTTAGAGTTAGATTTTTCATAACTTGAACTTTCAAATTTTCATGGGCACCACACAACTCTACTAGCTTTCTCCAATACACTGGCCTCACTGATCTTGCCGCAATGCCACACCCCTATGAGATCAACGACTTCTTTGAGCATCTCAGCCACCGAGCATGAGGGCcgaagaaaatgatgaggagaggCATCGTGGTCGTTAGCGCTCTCCATATCCGCCTATGCCGGAGCAGCTAGCTCGTCTTTGTCAGAAGTGTACACGCACGCACACAAAAACAACTGTAAACCAATACAAATGCAAACAAGACCAGCCAGCAAACATCAATGCATGTTTCACATAATAACCTTTTGTTACACCCACACGGTCTATATAGTCAAACCAACATGAATGCaaaaataaataataaacatGCGTACATAGTACATTGACTATCATAACTGTTTATTACATTTGCCCATATAGCCAAGCCAACATTTAATGCAGACAAAGACCAACATGAATACATGATGCAAACCGCAGCAGCAACATAGATTAACCGTGAGATGCATAAGAACTATGCACCCCAGGCTGATCGCAGGTAAGTAGGAACACTGAGAGCCAGCTATATCTATGCATGTGTATACATAGTGTAGTAGTCCATGTTGACTGACGTAACCATCCCAAAAGTCATTCTTCTGGCTCACTGAAAGATCTAGCTGCCATCTGACAAAAGTGCATGCTGGTCAGAGCTAATGATGTAGGTGTCTTGCTGTGCCGAGGGTACCGCAGTGTTCGCCAAGTGGTTAAGGTCAGGCAACGGCTCGTCACGTTCCAAGACCTCCATTGCTTTCCTAACGGTAGGCCTCATGGAACTATCACGAAGAGAGCACCAGAGTCCCAGGATAGCCACGCGCTGCATCTGCCTCTTGTCCAAGTCGTCGCCGCCATGAAGCCTTCCATCTGCAGCCTCCACGACCTTGCCTTTTATGTACAGCTCCCAGACTTGCTCCCTGGACTTCCCTGTGCATACAATATCTAGCAGGACGATGCCGAAGCTATAGACGTCAGAGCTCGGGTAGAACTTAACTTTCCCCATTTTCCTGCATTCTGGATCTATATACCCTTCGGTCCCTATAGCGGCTGTCAACAGCGTCGCGTTGTCCTGGTTGCCGATCCTCGACAGCCCGAAGTCAGCAAGCTTGGCATTGAAGTTGTTGTCCAGGAGTATGTTGCTTGGTTTGATATCTCTATGCAGAATATAAGGGGCACAATCATGGTGGAGGTAAATAAGAGCAGAGCCAATGTCTTTGATGATTTGGTACCTAACAGGCAGAAATGCAAGAAAATTAATGTTTCCATGGAACGTTAAACAAAAAGTATAATTGATTATTAATCCTCGTGAAAATAAATAATATAAGGACTGAAAAATGCAGGGTATACATTCTAGTACCTTGTTGGCCATGCTATCACTTGCTCACTCTCACATAGGTGGTAGTGCAGATTGCCGTTGGGCACTAGTTCATAGACAAGGAAGAGCTCGTCATCCTCCTTCCTGCAGCACCAGCACAAGAAACTGAGCATGTTCCGGCTTTTTTCCCGGCAGCACCAACCTTTCAGTTTGACGAGATTCTTGTGCTTCGCTGCGCTAATGGTGTTCATCTCGGCGAAGAAGTCAAGATATCCTCCCCTCGGCTCATTCAAGATTTTCTTTACAGCCACCTCACTTTCTGATCCCTTCGAGTTTGACCGTTCACTCGACGATGCACATGATTCTCTAGAGGGCACACCTGATGATGACCCCCTAGTGATCAGGGTGCCTCTGTAAACTACTCCAAAGGCACCTCGCCCAATAATCCTCTCCCCGGAGAAGTTGTCTGTTGCAACAGCCAGATCACGGTACTCAAACTGTCTGGGTCCGCCAGTTCGTGTTACAAAGTCATGGCTTGTACTGGTCTTTCTCCACTTGAAACATGAGAGGACACACCACACCATAACCACCAAAGCTACGGCTCCTCCAATTGACCCTCCAATAAGCGCTGCCTTCATGTCATGACCTGCATGCACGTGAATAACACTAGCTATTAATTAACCCAAATGATAAGTGACACGTATGACATAAAGTAACACCTCCCTGCTGTTTTTACAACTAAAATTGCCATCCAGAAAAAAAAATGAAACCCCAAAAAAACTGAAACTTGTCATCCAAACAGAAAGTTGCCATGCTTCACAACTAAAGTTGTCATGAAAAAACGTCAGGACGGAATTGCTTCGTGCCACATGTATGGCACTTATAATAGTGTTAATTCATGTGTCCAAGTTAATCTGTCTCTTCTATCTTAATACATAACTAACCGGGTGTCCCGCGCATTTGTGCGGCTAGCCTTAAATAATTTTGTAAACTAAAGATTTTTTGCTCTTCGTGAATCTCATATGTTTGATTACTAACATTTTATTATTTTTGTGACACTAATAAACCATGGCATTATTCTAAGAAAAACATAGCACAAAATACTCCATGATGCTCAAAGTCCGCAAAACCAAAATTGCAGAACCTTAGTTTACACACGCTTTTGTAGATTCACATTTGCCAAAAACTATATGATCTATGGACTTCAAGTATCAAAAGATCTCTTCATATACGAATGTATTTGCTTATCTATGAAGGAAGATT belongs to Triticum urartu cultivar G1812 chromosome 7, Tu2.1, whole genome shotgun sequence and includes:
- the LOC125522149 gene encoding L-type lectin-domain containing receptor kinase IX.1-like, which encodes MGSPASNGSAQLLLRLIFFFAWLHLSGAQSPDAYPPATAPDASPTPSSDPAPSTSPAPSDPGSFSPPPAPSGSPAPVEDTSPLAPVPAAVASPFSFSFDFSNASSYRIEDLKLEGNAAVHDNLVDVTCNSFGESPTHCTGRVSYAHPVPFYDSATGEVASFQTRFTFAIMLELENNSKTVKGDGMAFFLAYYPSAMPPHSGGGNLGLLPSGDDGKSLTAFGNDRFVAVEFDTFSNSWDPDNTVDHIGIDISSMSSVKTTNLTSFSLNGSMTATITFDNTTRMLVADLQFHGNNTSRPVQVSAQLADPVSTLLPPQVAVGFSAATGNEMELHQILSWSFDSSLAPPRKGHDMKAALIGGSIGGAVALVVMVWCVLSCFKWRKTSTSHDFVTRTGGPRQFEYRDLAVATDNFSGERIIGRGAFGVVYRGTLITRGSSSGVPSRESCASSSERSNSKGSESEVAVKKILNEPRGGYLDFFAEMNTISAAKHKNLVKLKGWCCREKSRNMLSFLCWCCRKEDDELFLVYELVPNGNLHYHLCESEQVIAWPTRYQIIKDIGSALIYLHHDCAPYILHRDIKPSNILLDNNFNAKLADFGLSRIGNQDNATLLTAAIGTEGYIDPECRKMGKVKFYPSSDVYSFGIVLLDIVCTGKSREQVWELYIKGKVVEAADGRLHGGDDLDKRQMQRVAILGLWCSLRDSSMRPTVRKAMEVLERDEPLPDLNHLANTAVPSAQQDTYIISSDQHALLSDGS